In Blastopirellula sp. J2-11, a single genomic region encodes these proteins:
- a CDS encoding 7-carboxy-7-deazaguanine synthase QueE: MRIAEIYRSIQGEGALTGVTSTFVRASGCNLRCWFCDTPHASWRPEGEDLSVAEILGRIALLDCDHVVLTGGEPMLFAEMIPLCEGIRTAGRHITIETAGTLYLPLACDVMSISPKMSNSAPPLDDHPRWHRRHEQTRKAPEVIRQLIEEHAYQFKFVIDRAADAEEVLRYLDRYPQIDRATVFMMPQGTEASALEAIRTWLEPWCDQHQLQFGPRRQIEWFGALRGT; encoded by the coding sequence GTGCGCATCGCCGAAATTTATCGATCGATTCAGGGAGAAGGGGCTCTTACCGGCGTCACGAGCACGTTTGTGCGCGCCTCTGGTTGCAATCTCCGCTGTTGGTTTTGCGATACGCCGCATGCCTCTTGGCGGCCCGAAGGAGAAGATCTGTCGGTCGCCGAGATCCTGGGACGCATCGCCCTGTTGGACTGCGATCATGTGGTTTTGACCGGGGGCGAACCGATGTTGTTCGCCGAGATGATCCCGCTGTGCGAAGGGATCCGAACCGCCGGACGTCATATCACCATCGAAACGGCCGGCACTCTCTATTTGCCGTTGGCCTGCGATGTGATGTCGATCAGCCCGAAAATGTCAAACTCGGCGCCCCCGTTGGACGATCATCCCCGCTGGCATCGCCGGCACGAGCAAACGCGGAAAGCGCCTGAGGTGATACGTCAGTTGATCGAAGAGCACGCCTATCAGTTCAAGTTTGTGATCGATCGCGCGGCCGACGCCGAAGAAGTGCTCCGCTATCTCGACCGGTATCCGCAGATCGATCGCGCAACCGTCTTTATGATGCCGCAAGGAACCGAGGCCAGCGCGTTGGAAGCGATTCGAACCTGGCTCGAGCCTTGGTGCGATCAGCATCAATTGCAATTTGGACCGCGGCGGCAGATCGAATGGTTTGGGGCGCTGCGGGGGACATGA
- a CDS encoding nucleoside deaminase: MISPAELMQLAIEKAKQGIAAGQSPFGCAIAVDGEVVAVSHNLVLQTVDATAHAEVTALRVACQEVGEILLPTAQVATTCEPCPMCAAALHWARVAEIYYGATIDDAAAAGFNELRVSARSLYEQGGSSTRLISDIERAACRELFDLWKGGESAIAY; the protein is encoded by the coding sequence ATGATTTCGCCTGCTGAACTGATGCAACTGGCCATTGAGAAGGCCAAACAGGGGATCGCCGCCGGTCAATCGCCGTTTGGCTGTGCGATCGCCGTGGATGGAGAAGTGGTCGCCGTGTCTCACAATCTTGTGCTGCAAACGGTTGATGCGACGGCTCATGCCGAGGTGACGGCGCTGCGCGTCGCTTGCCAAGAAGTGGGCGAAATCTTGCTTCCGACGGCTCAGGTCGCGACTACCTGCGAGCCTTGCCCGATGTGCGCAGCGGCGCTGCATTGGGCGCGGGTCGCCGAGATCTACTATGGGGCTACCATCGATGACGCCGCCGCGGCCGGTTTTAACGAACTGCGGGTCTCCGCACGCTCGCTCTATGAACAAGGGGGAAGCTCGACGCGTCTGATCAGCGATATCGAGCGAGCGGCTTGCCGCGAATTGTTCGACCTCTGGAAGGGGGGCGAATCGGCGATCGCTTATTAG
- a CDS encoding sulfatase family protein: MQSLRNLALVACLVGSLLVSGVSAEKPKNIVLIYADDIGYGDFSCYGAKSFSTPNVDRIAQEGLQFTDGHCGSATCTPSRYSLLTGRYAWRQKGTGILPGDAALIIPTDEVTLPSMLRDAGYKTGVVGKWHLGIGTGNVNWNGKVAPGPLEVGFDYSFLIPATGDRVPCVYLENHHVVGLDPNDPIEVSYAQKVGDEPTGKEHPELLKMGLSVGHDKTIINGISRIGYMSGGKSARWVDEDMADTITEKAVAFIDDNADQPFFLYFSTHDIHVPRVPHPRFVGNSGHGPRGDAILQFDWCVGQILDALDRHQLTDDTLVILSSDNGPVLDDGYKDQAVELIGDHKAAGPFRGGKYSAYEGGTRVPTIVRWPHVVKPGESKALVCQIDLLASLAKLTEQTLPAEAAPDSLDVLEALLGQSTIGRSELVEHARQLSLRIGDWKYVEPRRNTQDQLFNLSQDIGETKNLATASPEKLKEMKARLKVIRQAGRTRE, from the coding sequence ATGCAATCTCTGCGAAATCTTGCGCTCGTCGCCTGTCTTGTCGGATCTCTCTTGGTCAGCGGCGTTTCTGCAGAAAAGCCCAAAAACATCGTGCTTATCTACGCCGACGACATCGGCTACGGTGATTTCAGCTGCTATGGCGCCAAATCGTTCTCGACCCCCAACGTCGATCGAATCGCCCAAGAAGGGCTGCAGTTTACCGACGGACATTGCGGGTCGGCGACTTGCACCCCGTCGCGCTATTCGTTGCTGACCGGCCGTTACGCCTGGCGACAAAAGGGAACCGGCATTTTGCCAGGTGACGCGGCGTTGATTATCCCGACCGATGAAGTCACCCTCCCTTCGATGCTGCGAGATGCCGGCTACAAGACCGGCGTCGTCGGCAAATGGCATCTGGGAATTGGAACAGGCAACGTCAATTGGAACGGCAAAGTAGCTCCGGGACCGCTGGAAGTCGGGTTCGACTATTCGTTTTTGATCCCCGCCACCGGCGACCGCGTTCCGTGCGTTTATCTAGAAAACCATCATGTCGTGGGACTCGATCCCAACGATCCGATCGAAGTCAGCTACGCCCAAAAGGTGGGAGACGAACCGACCGGCAAAGAACATCCCGAACTGCTAAAGATGGGACTCTCGGTCGGCCATGACAAGACGATCATCAACGGCATTAGCCGCATCGGTTACATGTCAGGCGGAAAATCGGCGCGCTGGGTCGACGAGGACATGGCCGATACGATCACCGAAAAAGCGGTTGCGTTTATCGATGACAACGCTGACCAACCGTTCTTCCTCTACTTCTCGACGCACGACATTCACGTCCCCCGCGTTCCGCATCCGCGGTTCGTCGGCAACAGCGGCCATGGTCCGCGTGGTGACGCGATCCTGCAGTTTGATTGGTGCGTCGGCCAGATTTTGGACGCCCTGGATCGTCACCAATTAACCGATGACACGCTCGTCATCTTGTCGAGCGACAATGGCCCCGTGCTGGATGACGGCTACAAAGATCAAGCGGTTGAATTGATCGGCGACCACAAAGCGGCCGGCCCGTTTCGCGGCGGAAAATATAGCGCCTATGAAGGGGGAACCCGCGTGCCGACAATCGTGCGTTGGCCCCACGTTGTGAAGCCCGGTGAGTCGAAAGCGCTCGTCTGCCAGATTGATCTGTTGGCCTCGCTCGCCAAGCTGACAGAACAAACGCTACCTGCGGAGGCTGCTCCTGACAGTCTGGACGTCCTGGAGGCGCTGCTAGGACAATCGACGATCGGTCGTAGCGAACTCGTCGAACATGCCCGCCAACTGTCGCTCCGCATAGGCGATTGGAAGTACGTCGAACCGCGCCGCAACACCCAGGACCAACTCTTCAATCTGTCGCAAGACATCGGCGAAACGAAGAATCTGGCGACCGCTTCGCCCGAGAAGCTGAAAGAAATGAAAGCCCGCTTGAAGGTGATTCGCCAAGCCGGCCGCACGCGCGAGTAA
- a CDS encoding glucosamine-6-phosphate isomerase, with translation MRSRSILAPQWWDFTTLDRELLDDAARVTPEDLLGFSREGFEVRMYDTLEDFYLAEALEYITAWKQATADNPCGICGPIGPTEQLPLVARLVNELEIDLKHAHFWGMDEWVVDGKEVPFEFPLGFAKADHDLLFDRIKPELRMPTENIHFPKVDAAEYIASWDQARCLVMQGGQGDAKHWAFNDPFPRTGDYVDAPPTPEEYRQLGTRVVDLHPVTVMQNARTSGGGVVTEVPLSAVTVGPKETWKSECVSIWQAGAHDNPFGQRLTALMIAKKIPDSAVPMSLLADHPNVRFNYFRGGLGTCTVQMH, from the coding sequence TGGACGATGCGGCCCGCGTCACGCCGGAAGACCTGCTTGGCTTTTCCCGCGAAGGCTTTGAAGTGCGGATGTATGACACGCTCGAAGATTTCTATCTGGCCGAAGCGCTCGAATACATCACCGCCTGGAAACAAGCGACCGCCGACAATCCGTGCGGCATCTGCGGACCCATCGGCCCGACCGAACAACTGCCGCTGGTCGCGCGACTGGTCAACGAGCTAGAGATCGATCTGAAGCACGCCCACTTTTGGGGCATGGATGAATGGGTGGTCGACGGCAAAGAAGTGCCGTTTGAATTTCCGCTCGGGTTCGCCAAAGCCGATCACGACCTGCTGTTTGATCGGATCAAACCCGAACTGCGGATGCCGACCGAGAACATTCACTTCCCCAAGGTGGACGCGGCCGAATATATCGCGTCGTGGGATCAGGCGCGCTGCCTGGTTATGCAAGGGGGTCAGGGAGACGCAAAGCACTGGGCGTTCAACGATCCCTTCCCGCGGACCGGCGACTATGTCGACGCGCCGCCCACTCCAGAAGAATATCGTCAGCTAGGCACCCGCGTCGTTGATCTTCACCCGGTGACGGTGATGCAAAACGCACGCACCTCTGGCGGCGGCGTCGTGACCGAAGTTCCCCTTTCGGCGGTGACCGTCGGACCGAAAGAGACTTGGAAGTCGGAATGCGTTTCGATCTGGCAAGCCGGCGCGCACGACAATCCGTTCGGGCAACGCTTGACGGCGCTGATGATCGCCAAGAAGATTCCTGATTCGGCGGTGCCGATGTCGTTGTTGGCGGATCACCCGAATGTTCGCTTCAACTACTTCCGCGGCGGTTTGGGAACTTGCACGGTTCAAATGCACTAA
- a CDS encoding (Na+)-NQR maturation NqrM — MLLTFLIAAGVFAIALAGMAIGVIVSNRSIKGSCGGLNNFRDSVGNPICDACTTPSPDCSGQGKRHVEAGDCEDHPAAADEHPVHS, encoded by the coding sequence GTGCTACTCACTTTTTTGATCGCAGCCGGCGTTTTCGCCATTGCCTTGGCCGGGATGGCGATCGGCGTCATCGTCAGTAATCGCAGCATCAAGGGAAGCTGCGGCGGGCTAAACAACTTCCGCGACTCGGTCGGTAACCCGATCTGCGACGCGTGCACGACTCCTTCGCCCGATTGCTCCGGCCAAGGCAAGCGTCACGTTGAAGCTGGCGACTGCGAAGACCATCCGGCCGCTGCCGATGAGCACCCCGTTCATTCGTAA
- a CDS encoding PIG-L deacetylase family protein encodes MKRSALAIAAHPDDIEFLMAGSLMALADAGYEIHYWNVADGCCGSMTTDRETTARIRLAEAQAAAASIGAHFHAPLCADLEVIYSLELLAKVTSVMRAIEPEIVLTHAPSDYMEDHMQVARLAVTGAFCRGMPNFSVNPPRAITQQKVTVYHAQPYQNRDPLGQLVMPELFVETADLVERKVDMLACHKSQKEWLDQSQGMGSYLEALRDLDRQVGHLSAKFSFAEGWRRHLHAGFCDPDDDPLADALASRVVRNPAY; translated from the coding sequence ATGAAGCGTTCCGCTTTGGCCATCGCGGCCCATCCTGACGATATCGAGTTCCTGATGGCGGGCTCCCTGATGGCGCTCGCCGACGCCGGCTACGAGATCCATTATTGGAACGTCGCCGACGGCTGCTGCGGCAGCATGACGACCGATCGCGAGACGACCGCCCGCATTCGCCTGGCTGAAGCCCAGGCGGCGGCCGCGTCGATTGGCGCGCACTTTCACGCGCCGCTGTGCGCTGATCTAGAAGTGATCTATTCGCTTGAATTGTTGGCGAAAGTGACTTCGGTCATGCGGGCCATTGAGCCGGAGATCGTGCTGACGCACGCGCCGAGCGACTATATGGAAGATCACATGCAAGTCGCCCGACTAGCGGTGACCGGCGCGTTTTGCCGCGGCATGCCCAACTTTTCGGTCAATCCGCCGCGCGCGATCACCCAGCAAAAGGTGACGGTCTATCACGCCCAGCCGTACCAAAATCGGGACCCGCTCGGCCAACTGGTCATGCCGGAACTGTTTGTCGAAACGGCGGATCTAGTCGAGCGGAAAGTCGATATGCTGGCCTGCCATAAAAGCCAGAAAGAGTGGCTCGACCAAAGCCAGGGGATGGGCTCGTATCTGGAAGCGCTCCGTGATTTGGATCGCCAAGTGGGGCATCTTTCCGCAAAGTTCTCATTTGCCGAAGGCTGGCGACGGCATCTGCACGCTGGATTTTGCGACCCCGACGATGATCCCTTGGCCGACGCGTTGGCGTCGCGCGTGGTTCGTAATCCAGCGTACTAA
- the queF gene encoding preQ(1) synthase codes for MATQFRDILETFENQNPGRDYNIEIICPEFTSVCPKTGQPDFGMLVFNYIPAAKCVELKSLKMYLQAFRNEGIFYENVTNRILDDLVAVLEPRWMHLEAKFTPRGGISTNVSVEHYAETPEEDEEAEA; via the coding sequence ATGGCGACACAGTTTCGCGATATTCTAGAAACTTTCGAAAATCAGAATCCCGGTCGCGATTACAACATCGAGATCATCTGCCCAGAATTTACGTCGGTTTGCCCGAAAACGGGCCAGCCTGACTTTGGGATGCTGGTTTTCAACTATATTCCCGCAGCGAAGTGCGTCGAGCTGAAAAGCTTGAAGATGTATCTTCAGGCCTTTCGCAACGAGGGAATCTTCTACGAAAACGTCACCAATCGCATTCTGGACGACCTGGTCGCCGTGCTCGAGCCCCGCTGGATGCACCTGGAAGCGAAGTTCACGCCGCGCGGCGGAATCAGCACCAACGTCTCGGTCGAGCACTACGCCGAAACGCCGGAAGAGGACGAGGAAGCAGAAGCCTAA
- a CDS encoding amidohydrolase: MNDSSNDQRLMQAIDAQLAHLWMVRTFLKHAEETEEDDELQEVARALYDYMLALGAPLESGDAAAYLKQAKKKLSKLRRAGELFLEIQPEISDHTNFRMAAASCRTVIAELERLLA; this comes from the coding sequence ATGAACGACTCCAGCAACGATCAACGCCTGATGCAGGCGATCGACGCCCAACTCGCGCATCTCTGGATGGTTCGCACGTTTCTCAAGCATGCCGAAGAGACGGAAGAAGACGACGAACTGCAGGAAGTCGCGCGAGCATTGTACGACTACATGCTCGCGCTCGGAGCGCCGCTCGAAAGCGGCGATGCGGCCGCCTATCTGAAACAGGCGAAGAAGAAACTCTCGAAATTGCGCCGCGCCGGAGAGCTGTTCTTAGAGATTCAGCCCGAGATCTCTGACCACACCAACTTTCGCATGGCGGCCGCCAGCTGCCGCACCGTAATCGCTGAGTTAGAACGACTGCTCGCGTAG